From one Geoalkalibacter halelectricus genomic stretch:
- a CDS encoding 3-hydroxybutyryl-CoA dehydrogenase, with amino-acid sequence MAIKTFMVIGAGQMGAGIAQVAAQAGMQVLLNDISAEAANKGLAGIGKILERNVAKGKMSAEEREAVLARIRPSTSLEDAAAADFIVEAATENLDIKTRIFQTLDRVARPEVILATNTSSLPITEIAAVTSRPAQVIGMHFMNPVPVMPLVEVIRGIATSDAVYACVDELARALGKTPVEVNDFPGFVSNRVLLPMINEAIYCVYEGVAMPEAVDAVMKLGMNHPMGPLTLADFIGLDTCLSIMEILHEGLGDSKYRPCPLLRKMVKAGWLGKKSGKGFYEYA; translated from the coding sequence ATGGCAATAAAGACGTTCATGGTGATCGGCGCCGGGCAGATGGGCGCGGGTATCGCCCAGGTGGCGGCGCAGGCTGGAATGCAGGTGCTGCTCAACGATATCTCGGCGGAAGCCGCAAATAAGGGTTTGGCGGGCATCGGCAAGATTCTTGAGCGCAACGTCGCCAAGGGCAAGATGAGCGCCGAGGAGCGCGAGGCGGTACTGGCCCGCATCCGCCCCTCGACCTCCCTGGAGGATGCCGCTGCGGCGGATTTCATCGTCGAGGCGGCCACGGAAAATCTCGACATCAAGACGCGCATTTTCCAGACCCTCGACCGCGTGGCGCGTCCCGAGGTGATTCTCGCCACCAACACCAGCTCTTTGCCCATTACCGAGATCGCCGCCGTCACCAGCCGCCCGGCCCAGGTCATCGGCATGCACTTCATGAATCCGGTGCCGGTCATGCCCCTGGTGGAAGTCATTCGCGGCATCGCCACCAGCGACGCGGTCTATGCCTGCGTCGACGAGCTGGCCCGCGCCCTGGGCAAAACGCCCGTCGAGGTCAACGACTTTCCCGGCTTTGTTTCCAACCGGGTGCTGCTGCCCATGATCAACGAGGCCATCTACTGCGTCTACGAAGGGGTGGCCATGCCCGAGGCCGTCGATGCAGTGATGAAGCTCGGCATGAACCATCCCATGGGACCCCTGACCCTGGCGGATTTCATCGGTCTCGACACCTGCCTGTCCATCATGGAAATCCTCCATGAAGGCTTGGGCGACAGCAAATACCGCCCCTGCCCGCTGCTGCGCAAGATGGTCAAGGCCGGATGGCTGGGCAAGAAAAGCGGCAAGGGTTTTTACGAATACGCCTAA
- a CDS encoding thiolase family protein: protein MQNVYVVEALRTPFGSFGGTLSDVPAPRLAAPVMAALLESSGVAVEKVDQVIAGQVLSGGAGQAPARQAMRFAGLPDGIPALTINKVCGSGLKAMMLGADAIRLGEPSVVVAGGMESMSLAPYTLPAARFGLRMGTGQAVDLMIHDALTDPYSGRHMGEVAEARIAAHGLSREEQDAYAAESYTRAQKALAEGLFKAETVPVTKPTRKGNVVVDTDEEPGRGDIAKLGALRPVFAKDGSITAGNASTINDGAAFALLAGEEAVRSLGLKPKARLVAYATNSLHPDQFPDAPVGAIERACAKAGLKPADIDLWEINEAFAAVALIAIKELDLDRERVNVNGGAVAIGHPVGASGARLVATLVAELQRRQARYGLATLCIGGGEAVAAIFERI, encoded by the coding sequence ATGCAAAACGTTTATGTCGTGGAAGCCTTGCGTACCCCCTTCGGCAGTTTCGGCGGGACTCTGTCTGATGTTCCCGCGCCCCGCTTGGCCGCTCCGGTCATGGCGGCGCTGCTTGAAAGTTCGGGCGTGGCGGTCGAAAAGGTCGATCAGGTGATCGCCGGCCAGGTGCTCTCCGGTGGCGCCGGTCAGGCTCCGGCGCGTCAGGCTATGCGTTTTGCCGGTTTGCCCGACGGCATTCCGGCCCTGACCATCAACAAGGTCTGCGGCAGCGGACTGAAGGCGATGATGCTCGGCGCCGACGCCATTCGGCTCGGCGAGCCATCAGTGGTGGTGGCCGGCGGCATGGAAAGCATGTCCCTGGCGCCCTACACCCTGCCGGCGGCGCGCTTCGGCCTGCGCATGGGTACAGGACAGGCGGTCGATCTGATGATTCACGACGCCCTCACCGATCCCTACAGCGGGCGGCACATGGGCGAGGTGGCCGAGGCGCGCATCGCCGCCCACGGTCTGAGCCGCGAAGAGCAAGACGCCTATGCCGCCGAGTCTTACACGCGGGCTCAGAAGGCGCTCGCCGAAGGCTTGTTCAAAGCTGAAACGGTGCCCGTCACCAAGCCCACGCGCAAGGGCAATGTGGTGGTCGACACGGATGAGGAGCCGGGGCGCGGAGATATCGCCAAGCTCGGCGCCCTGCGGCCGGTGTTCGCCAAGGACGGTAGCATCACAGCGGGCAATGCCTCGACCATCAATGATGGAGCCGCCTTCGCCCTGCTCGCCGGAGAAGAGGCGGTGCGCAGTCTGGGGCTCAAGCCCAAAGCCCGGTTGGTCGCCTACGCCACCAACAGCCTGCATCCCGACCAGTTTCCCGACGCGCCCGTCGGCGCCATTGAGCGGGCCTGCGCCAAGGCCGGTCTCAAGCCCGCGGATATCGACCTGTGGGAAATCAACGAGGCCTTCGCGGCGGTGGCACTGATCGCCATCAAGGAACTCGACCTCGATCGCGAGCGGGTCAACGTCAACGGCGGCGCGGTGGCCATCGGTCATCCCGTGGGCGCCAGCGGTGCCCGACTGGTGGCGACCCTGGTCGCCGAGCTGCAGCGGCGCCAGGCGCGCTACGGCCTGGCGACATTGTGCATCGGTGGCGGCGAGGCGGTGGCGGCGATTTTCGAGAGAATTTAA
- a CDS encoding electron transfer flavoprotein subunit alpha/FixB family protein, with amino-acid sequence MKALLVGEYRQGKLLDGTYETIAFAQKLGAEAVLFAAGSEADPPRFDGKVYLADAAQCGEYNPALHVKLLQEVVSQENPDLVVLCHSSYGWDLAPRLALALKAAQVSEVVDYADGAFVLPACNAKLRRQVRPKSKVAVVTLQSGAFNLSGEPTGNPQVEKVAGTVEEGMSFVGYEAAEKGGVDLSRAEIIVTAGRGIGKPENVALIESLANALGGEMGASRPVVDAGWVDHSRQVGSTGQVVSPKVYVACGVSGAIQHISGMKKSGFVVAINKDKGAPIGEVADVLVVADVLQLAPALISALQEGEASRAAG; translated from the coding sequence ATGAAAGCCCTGCTCGTTGGTGAATATCGGCAAGGAAAATTGCTTGATGGAACGTATGAAACGATCGCCTTTGCGCAAAAACTCGGGGCCGAGGCGGTGTTGTTCGCCGCAGGCAGCGAAGCGGATCCGCCTCGGTTTGACGGTAAGGTCTACCTGGCCGATGCGGCGCAATGTGGCGAATACAATCCGGCGCTGCATGTGAAGCTGCTTCAGGAGGTCGTGTCCCAGGAGAATCCCGATCTGGTTGTGCTGTGCCATTCGTCCTACGGTTGGGATCTAGCGCCGCGTCTGGCGCTGGCGCTGAAGGCGGCGCAGGTATCCGAGGTGGTCGACTATGCCGACGGCGCTTTTGTTCTCCCGGCCTGCAACGCCAAGCTGCGCCGCCAGGTCAGGCCCAAGAGCAAGGTGGCGGTGGTCACCTTGCAGTCGGGGGCCTTTAACCTGTCCGGCGAACCGACCGGCAACCCCCAGGTGGAGAAAGTCGCAGGCACGGTCGAGGAGGGGATGTCCTTTGTCGGTTATGAAGCCGCCGAGAAGGGCGGAGTCGACCTGAGTCGGGCAGAAATTATCGTCACCGCTGGTCGCGGCATAGGTAAACCGGAGAATGTCGCCCTCATCGAGTCCCTTGCCAATGCTTTAGGCGGGGAAATGGGTGCCAGTCGCCCGGTGGTCGATGCCGGTTGGGTGGATCACAGCCGCCAGGTAGGCAGCACCGGTCAGGTCGTGTCACCCAAAGTGTATGTCGCCTGCGGCGTCTCCGGAGCCATTCAGCACATCTCGGGGATGAAAAAGTCCGGCTTTGTGGTGGCCATCAACAAGGATAAGGGCGCGCCCATCGGTGAGGTGGCTGACGTGCTGGTGGTGGCCGACGTGCTGCAACTCGCCCCGGCTTTGATTTCCGCTTTGCAGGAAGGCGAGGCGTCCAGGGCGGCCGGTTGA
- a CDS encoding electron transfer flavoprotein subunit beta/FixA family protein: MKILVCIKQVPDMESRFKINGAGNWYDTAALAWRMNEYDEYAVEQAVQLKEQVGTGELVVFSIGPERVKEAMKKALAMGADRGVHVPDEQSHERDPFEIAAIIAAYARNENFDIIFTGMQSQDRGSAQVGVLVAEMLGIPSVSTIVAFERDNGGVKVKRELEGGLKAVVKTDLPALFTCQLGLNTPRYPTLPNIMKAKKKEIATRAAGDLYQGDALAVTEKMSFPEKRTGGLVLEGEPADLAGRLIGILKEKTTVFK, translated from the coding sequence ATGAAGATTCTCGTCTGCATCAAGCAGGTTCCCGACATGGAGTCGCGCTTCAAGATCAACGGCGCCGGTAACTGGTACGACACCGCGGCGCTGGCCTGGCGTATGAACGAGTACGACGAATACGCCGTCGAGCAGGCGGTGCAGCTTAAGGAGCAGGTCGGCACCGGCGAACTGGTGGTGTTTTCCATCGGCCCCGAGCGGGTCAAGGAGGCGATGAAGAAGGCCCTGGCCATGGGCGCTGATCGCGGCGTGCATGTGCCCGACGAGCAGAGCCACGAACGCGATCCCTTTGAAATCGCCGCCATCATCGCCGCCTACGCCCGCAATGAGAATTTCGACATCATTTTCACCGGCATGCAGTCCCAGGATCGCGGCTCCGCCCAGGTCGGGGTGCTGGTGGCCGAGATGCTCGGCATCCCCTCGGTGAGCACCATCGTTGCCTTCGAGCGCGACAACGGCGGAGTGAAGGTCAAACGCGAACTTGAAGGTGGGCTCAAGGCGGTGGTCAAGACCGACCTCCCGGCCCTGTTCACCTGCCAGTTGGGGCTCAACACTCCGCGCTATCCCACCCTGCCGAACATTATGAAAGCGAAGAAAAAGGAGATCGCTACCCGCGCGGCTGGGGATCTGTACCAGGGAGATGCCCTGGCGGTCACCGAGAAAATGTCCTTTCCCGAGAAACGCACCGGCGGTTTGGTTTTGGAGGGTGAACCGGCGGATCTTGCCGGGCGCCTGATCGGAATTCTCAAGGAAAAAACCACGGTTTTCAAATAG
- a CDS encoding heterodisulfide reductase-related iron-sulfur binding cluster — protein MEFTREIYWNIGQGAATLIPMYLMTLAALVIMVWGFWRRIQVYRQGQAVNRLDGLGQRVRSALRQVLTQAKVLRVPGAGTAHGLFFWGFFLLFVGTCLIIVQADFTDPLFGVQFLKGTFYKYFSLILDLAGLVALLMLAGLFVRRYLVRPPGLETNRDDALMHGLLFAILLTGFVLEGARMAVTELGTPLAAWSPVGLVFAKGMAGLGEPALRSLHTGVWWLHLVLALGFIALIPFTKFRHIFTTSANYLFADHRPKGALVTLDLEDESAESFGAARIQDLTWKDLFDADACTQCKRCQDRCPAHATDKPLSPMKIVNQIGETAFHAPDRSLIESLGKDELWSCTTCRACQEICPAAIEHVPKIVDARRNLVLMEGEFPGEEVMGAAENSEINGNPLGMPFAARGDWAQALGVKTLAEDADVDVLYFVGCYASFDKRNIRVASAFIKLCQAAGIRVGILGSEEKCCGEPLRKLGNEYLYQGLAGENIEAIKGYGVKKVVTTCPHCFNTLAKDYRDLGFDLEVEHYTRFLEGLVAQGALRLEKSEEALSCTYHDSCYLGRYNDIYAAPRTLLQAAGGQVIEMDKSLAESFCCGAGGGRILAEEKLGTRISEARARMAVETGAPLLVSNCPFCLTMFEDGIKGADLEGRLAPKDLAEILVERL, from the coding sequence ATGGAATTCACGAGAGAAATCTATTGGAACATCGGTCAGGGAGCCGCCACTCTGATACCCATGTACCTTATGACCTTGGCGGCCCTGGTGATAATGGTCTGGGGTTTCTGGCGCCGCATTCAGGTTTACCGCCAGGGGCAGGCCGTGAATCGCCTCGACGGTCTCGGCCAGCGGGTGCGCTCTGCGCTCAGGCAGGTATTGACTCAAGCCAAAGTGTTGCGCGTGCCTGGGGCGGGCACGGCCCATGGACTGTTTTTCTGGGGATTCTTCCTGCTGTTCGTTGGCACCTGCCTCATCATCGTTCAGGCCGATTTTACCGATCCCCTGTTCGGGGTACAGTTTCTCAAAGGGACCTTCTACAAGTATTTCTCCCTAATTCTCGATCTCGCCGGCCTGGTTGCCCTTCTGATGCTCGCCGGGCTGTTCGTGCGTCGCTACCTGGTGCGTCCCCCGGGCCTGGAAACCAATCGCGATGACGCACTGATGCACGGCTTGCTGTTCGCCATCCTGCTGACCGGCTTCGTGTTGGAGGGCGCGCGCATGGCGGTCACCGAGTTGGGCACGCCCCTGGCTGCCTGGTCGCCGGTGGGCCTGGTCTTTGCCAAGGGTATGGCAGGCCTGGGAGAGCCCGCTCTGCGCAGCTTGCATACCGGCGTCTGGTGGCTGCACCTGGTTTTGGCCCTGGGCTTTATCGCTCTGATTCCCTTCACGAAGTTCCGCCATATTTTCACGACCAGCGCCAATTACCTGTTTGCCGATCATCGCCCCAAGGGGGCGCTGGTGACACTGGATCTCGAGGATGAGTCCGCCGAGAGTTTCGGTGCGGCGCGTATTCAGGATCTGACCTGGAAGGATCTGTTCGACGCCGATGCCTGCACCCAGTGCAAGCGCTGCCAGGATCGCTGTCCGGCACATGCGACCGACAAACCCCTCTCGCCCATGAAAATCGTCAACCAGATCGGCGAGACGGCATTCCACGCCCCCGACAGATCGCTAATCGAATCCCTCGGCAAGGATGAGCTGTGGAGTTGTACCACCTGCCGCGCCTGCCAGGAGATCTGCCCCGCGGCCATCGAGCATGTGCCCAAGATCGTCGATGCGCGGCGCAATCTGGTGCTGATGGAGGGCGAGTTCCCTGGCGAGGAGGTGATGGGCGCCGCTGAAAACTCCGAGATCAACGGCAATCCCCTGGGCATGCCCTTTGCCGCGCGCGGCGATTGGGCGCAGGCGCTCGGCGTCAAGACCCTTGCCGAGGACGCCGATGTCGACGTGCTCTATTTCGTGGGCTGCTACGCCTCCTTCGACAAACGCAACATTCGCGTGGCCTCGGCATTCATCAAGCTGTGCCAGGCCGCGGGCATCCGCGTCGGGATTCTCGGCAGCGAGGAGAAATGCTGTGGCGAGCCCCTGCGCAAGCTGGGCAACGAATATCTCTACCAGGGACTGGCCGGCGAAAACATCGAGGCCATCAAGGGCTACGGAGTGAAAAAGGTCGTGACCACCTGTCCGCACTGCTTCAACACCCTGGCCAAGGATTACCGGGATCTGGGCTTTGATCTCGAGGTCGAGCATTACACCCGCTTTCTGGAAGGCCTCGTTGCCCAGGGCGCGTTGCGCCTGGAGAAGAGCGAGGAGGCGCTGTCCTGCACCTATCACGATTCCTGCTACCTGGGGCGCTACAACGACATCTACGCCGCACCGCGCACGCTTCTTCAGGCTGCCGGTGGGCAGGTCATCGAGATGGACAAGAGCCTGGCTGAAAGCTTCTGCTGCGGCGCGGGCGGCGGGCGCATCCTCGCCGAGGAAAAGCTTGGTACCCGCATCAGCGAGGCGCGGGCGCGCATGGCCGTAGAAACCGGGGCGCCGCTGCTGGTGTCCAACTGTCCTTTCTGTCTCACCATGTTCGAGGACGGCATCAAGGGCGCCGATCTCGAAGGGCGGCTGGCGCCTAAGGATCTGGCGGAGATTCTGGTGGAGAGGTTGTAG
- a CDS encoding sigma 54-interacting transcriptional regulator, translated as MEFVQMVSRTEFDFDALLKQEDWWVVVLDQEQRIRKSNRVCQAILGLDRGDLVGRRLDDIVKLGHLNSLMAQGVSFRSQPASFANSKLICHYVPRVENGGLHGGVLAIDRQVRAQDDLSYIELDEIVRTLGPIMDLAYEGTIIVDEAGTIVLANQAMADIFGVRTQDMIGQHILKAYPNSKLSRLPIVMKTGKAEVGWPHFLNGREIIACRYPLIRNGRAIGALGKVLIQDVHDRVRLAKGPALQEPAAGSSRAAKGGDFKYDINSIIGHSKVVRSLKETLLRVAERGSNVLLVGESGTGKELFAHAIHAASKRRNGPFIKMNCAAIPEHLLESELFGYAEGAFTGAKKGGQVGKFELAHNGTIFLDEISDMSVTMQAKLLRILQERELTPLGSSLAKKVDVRIIAATNVKLEEAVRDGKFREDLYYRLNVMALSIPPLRDRTEDLYFIVNHFLDSFNAEFGLEVQGLEPEAWDALKAYSYPGNIRELRNIIESAFNVVTGSVIRREHLPYHLRQLSAPPRDPCPPAEGEGFLDDVGQRPLQEILEGVEKQILEKALRQASGNKLQAAGLLGISRPGFYKKLQKYEMV; from the coding sequence ATGGAGTTTGTACAGATGGTCAGTCGTACCGAATTTGATTTTGATGCATTACTGAAGCAAGAAGATTGGTGGGTTGTCGTTCTAGATCAGGAACAGCGGATCCGCAAATCAAATCGCGTTTGCCAGGCCATTCTCGGCCTCGACCGGGGCGACCTTGTGGGGCGGCGGCTTGATGACATCGTCAAGTTGGGACACCTCAATTCCCTGATGGCGCAGGGGGTCAGCTTTCGCTCGCAGCCCGCGTCCTTTGCCAATAGCAAGCTGATCTGCCACTACGTGCCCCGGGTCGAGAACGGGGGGCTTCATGGGGGCGTGCTGGCCATCGATCGCCAGGTGCGCGCCCAGGACGATCTGTCCTACATTGAGTTGGATGAAATCGTACGCACCCTGGGCCCCATCATGGACCTGGCCTACGAGGGCACCATCATCGTCGACGAGGCGGGCACCATCGTGCTGGCCAACCAGGCAATGGCCGATATTTTCGGCGTGCGCACCCAGGACATGATCGGCCAGCACATCCTCAAGGCCTACCCCAACTCCAAACTCTCGCGTCTGCCCATCGTGATGAAGACCGGCAAGGCCGAGGTCGGTTGGCCGCACTTTCTCAACGGGCGCGAGATCATCGCCTGCCGCTATCCGCTGATCCGCAACGGCCGCGCCATCGGCGCCCTCGGCAAGGTGCTGATCCAGGATGTTCACGACCGGGTGCGGCTGGCCAAGGGGCCTGCGCTGCAGGAGCCGGCGGCAGGTTCGTCGCGCGCCGCCAAGGGCGGCGATTTCAAGTACGACATCAACAGCATCATCGGCCACAGCAAGGTGGTGCGCTCGCTCAAGGAGACCTTGCTGCGGGTGGCCGAGCGAGGTTCCAACGTGCTGCTGGTCGGGGAGAGCGGCACCGGCAAGGAGCTTTTCGCCCACGCCATCCACGCCGCCAGTAAGCGCCGCAATGGGCCTTTCATCAAAATGAACTGCGCGGCGATCCCCGAGCACCTGCTTGAATCCGAGCTGTTCGGCTACGCCGAAGGCGCGTTCACCGGGGCGAAGAAGGGCGGCCAGGTCGGCAAGTTCGAGTTGGCCCACAACGGTACGATTTTTCTCGATGAAATCAGCGACATGTCGGTGACCATGCAGGCCAAGCTGTTGCGCATCCTGCAGGAGCGCGAATTGACGCCGCTGGGCAGCAGCCTGGCCAAGAAGGTTGACGTGCGTATCATCGCCGCGACCAACGTCAAGCTCGAAGAGGCGGTGCGCGACGGCAAGTTTCGCGAGGATCTCTATTACCGCCTCAACGTCATGGCGCTCTCCATTCCACCCTTGCGGGACCGCACCGAGGACCTCTATTTCATCGTCAATCATTTTCTCGACAGCTTCAACGCCGAGTTCGGCCTGGAGGTCCAGGGGCTGGAGCCCGAGGCCTGGGATGCGCTCAAGGCCTATAGCTATCCCGGCAATATCCGCGAGCTGCGCAATATCATCGAGAGCGCCTTCAACGTGGTGACCGGTTCGGTCATCAGGCGTGAGCATCTGCCCTATCACCTGCGTCAGCTGTCCGCGCCGCCCCGCGACCCCTGTCCCCCTGCCGAGGGCGAGGGCTTTCTCGACGATGTCGGCCAGCGCCCCTTGCAGGAGATTCTGGAAGGGGTGGAAAAGCAGATTCTTGAGAAGGCCCTGCGGCAGGCCTCCGGCAACAAGCTGCAAGCCGCCGGTCTGCTCGGGATTTCGCGACCGGGTTTTTATAAAAAACTGCAAAAATATGAAATGGTTTGA
- the icmF gene encoding fused isobutyryl-CoA mutase/GTPase IcmF, with protein sequence MEAAAYQPRNPIRFVTATSLFDGHDVSINIMRRLLQDSGAEVVHLGHNRSVEEIVTAAIHEDAQGIAVSSYQGGHLEFFKYMHDLLRDRDAGHIRIFGGGGGVIIPKEIDELHGYGICKIFSPEDGRKLGLQGMINFKLRECDFPTPKSAENDLDALGEKHPQAVARLISLAEARLREKSPRTEELFEQLRAGARNVPVLGITGTGGAGKSSLTDELVRRFLRDFPDKHLAILSVDPTRRRTGGALLGDRIRMNAIDSPRVYMRSLATRQSRSELSAAIHDALCVLKAAAYDLIIVETSGIGQGDAAIVEVCDVSLYVMTSEFGAPTQLEKIDMLDFADLVALNKMEKKGAEDALRNVRKQVRRNRRLFDIPDEEIPVYGTIASTFNDAGTNVLYRAVVDRINEKKGMNWHSSLEIVERESRRRHIIPPEQAGYLAEISRTARDYRRETEEQSRAARRLFQIQGTLEQLRCRPRPLGAQAAEASIPGAEDLDAALGVMVRSCEEQLLPETKKTLDDWPNLKKAYREPVMVTKVRDKEIRTETFTTSLSGTRIPKICLPDYEDWGEIVKWTRKENLPGFFPYTAGLFPFKRTAEDPKRQFAGEGTPERTNRRFHYLTKDDPAKRLSTAFDSVTLYGEDPDERPDIYGKVGESGVSICTQDDMDKLFAGFDLCDPMTSVSMTVNGPAPILLAMFFNTAIRQQLDKFRRVQGREPSAEEQREIRACTLQTVRGTVQADILKEDQGQNTCIFSTEFALKMMGDIQQFFITEKVRNYYSVSISGYHIAEAGANPISQLAFTLANGFTFIEYYLSRGMHIDDFAPNLSFFFSNGLDPEYTVIGRVARRIWSVVLKNKYGANARSQMLKYHIQTSGRSLHAQEMDFNDIRTTLQALMAIYDNCNSLHTNAYDEAVTTPTEESVRRAMAIQMIITKELGLAKNENPLQGAFIIDELTDLVEEAVLAEFERINERGGVLGAMETQYQRSKIQEESMLYEHLKHSGELPIIGVNTYLNPRADEEGYRIPGELARATRAEKEQQIANLRAFQSRHREKAPQALRHLQQVAIDGGNIFAELLEAVQVASLGQISTALYEVGGQYRRNM encoded by the coding sequence ATGGAAGCCGCCGCCTATCAGCCCCGGAACCCGATCCGCTTCGTCACCGCCACGAGCCTCTTCGACGGCCACGACGTCTCCATCAACATCATGCGCCGCCTGCTGCAGGACTCGGGCGCCGAAGTCGTTCATCTGGGACATAACCGCTCAGTCGAAGAAATCGTCACCGCGGCAATCCATGAAGACGCCCAGGGTATCGCCGTGAGTTCCTATCAGGGTGGACACCTTGAGTTTTTCAAATACATGCATGATCTGCTGCGCGACCGCGACGCCGGTCACATCAGGATTTTCGGCGGCGGCGGCGGGGTCATCATCCCCAAGGAAATCGACGAACTGCACGGCTACGGCATCTGCAAGATCTTTTCACCCGAGGACGGGCGCAAGCTGGGTTTGCAGGGCATGATCAACTTCAAGCTCAGGGAATGCGACTTCCCCACGCCCAAGTCGGCCGAAAACGATCTGGACGCCCTCGGCGAAAAACACCCTCAGGCGGTCGCCCGGCTGATCTCCCTGGCCGAGGCGCGCCTGCGCGAGAAGTCGCCGCGTACCGAAGAGCTTTTTGAACAGCTGCGCGCTGGGGCGCGCAATGTCCCGGTTCTTGGCATTACCGGCACCGGCGGCGCGGGCAAAAGCTCGCTGACCGACGAACTGGTACGACGCTTTCTGCGCGATTTCCCCGACAAGCACCTGGCGATTCTCTCCGTCGACCCCACCCGCCGACGTACCGGCGGGGCGCTGCTCGGCGACCGCATCCGCATGAACGCCATCGATTCGCCGCGGGTCTACATGCGTTCGCTGGCCACCCGCCAGTCACGCAGCGAACTGTCGGCGGCGATTCACGACGCCCTGTGCGTCCTCAAGGCCGCCGCTTACGACCTCATCATCGTTGAGACCAGCGGGATCGGCCAGGGCGACGCCGCCATCGTCGAGGTGTGCGACGTCTCTCTCTACGTGATGACCAGCGAATTCGGCGCCCCCACGCAACTGGAAAAGATCGACATGCTCGATTTTGCCGACCTGGTGGCCCTCAACAAGATGGAAAAGAAGGGCGCCGAGGACGCCCTGCGCAACGTGCGCAAGCAGGTACGCCGCAACCGCAGGCTCTTCGACATCCCCGACGAGGAGATTCCGGTCTATGGAACGATCGCCAGCACCTTCAACGATGCGGGGACCAATGTTCTCTACCGGGCCGTCGTCGACCGGATCAACGAGAAGAAGGGGATGAACTGGCACTCGTCGCTCGAAATCGTCGAGCGCGAAAGCCGCCGCCGGCACATCATCCCTCCCGAGCAGGCCGGATATCTCGCCGAGATCTCCCGCACCGCCCGCGACTATCGTCGGGAGACCGAGGAGCAGAGCCGCGCGGCGCGCCGCCTCTTTCAGATCCAGGGAACCCTCGAGCAGCTGCGCTGCCGGCCGCGCCCCCTGGGCGCCCAGGCGGCCGAGGCAAGCATCCCCGGCGCCGAGGATCTGGACGCAGCCCTTGGGGTAATGGTGCGAAGCTGCGAGGAGCAACTGCTGCCGGAAACGAAAAAAACCCTGGACGATTGGCCAAATCTGAAAAAAGCCTACCGCGAGCCGGTCATGGTCACCAAGGTGCGCGACAAGGAGATCCGCACCGAAACCTTCACCACCTCCCTCTCCGGCACCCGCATCCCCAAGATCTGCCTGCCGGATTACGAGGACTGGGGAGAAATCGTCAAGTGGACGCGCAAGGAAAACCTGCCGGGCTTCTTCCCCTACACCGCCGGGCTCTTCCCCTTCAAGCGCACCGCCGAGGACCCCAAGCGCCAGTTCGCCGGCGAGGGTACCCCCGAGCGCACCAACCGGCGCTTTCACTACCTGACCAAGGATGATCCGGCCAAACGCCTCTCCACCGCCTTCGACAGTGTCACCCTCTATGGCGAGGATCCCGACGAGCGCCCCGACATCTACGGCAAGGTCGGCGAAAGCGGGGTCTCCATCTGCACCCAGGACGACATGGACAAGCTCTTCGCCGGCTTCGACCTGTGCGACCCCATGACCAGCGTATCGATGACGGTCAACGGCCCGGCGCCGATCCTGCTCGCCATGTTCTTCAACACCGCCATCCGCCAGCAACTCGACAAGTTCCGCCGCGTGCAGGGGCGTGAGCCCTCCGCCGAGGAGCAGCGGGAGATCCGCGCCTGCACCTTGCAGACGGTGCGCGGCACGGTGCAAGCGGACATCCTCAAGGAGGATCAGGGGCAAAACACCTGCATCTTCTCCACCGAATTCGCCCTGAAGATGATGGGGGACATCCAGCAATTCTTCATCACCGAGAAGGTGCGCAACTACTATTCGGTTTCCATCAGCGGCTACCACATCGCCGAGGCGGGCGCCAATCCCATCTCGCAGCTCGCCTTCACCCTGGCCAACGGCTTCACCTTCATCGAGTATTACCTTTCGCGGGGCATGCACATCGACGACTTCGCCCCCAACCTCTCGTTTTTCTTCAGCAACGGCCTCGATCCCGAGTACACGGTCATCGGCCGGGTGGCGCGGCGCATCTGGTCGGTGGTGCTGAAAAACAAGTACGGCGCCAACGCCCGCAGCCAGATGCTCAAGTACCACATCCAGACCTCGGGGCGCTCCCTGCACGCCCAGGAGATGGATTTCAACGACATCCGCACCACCCTCCAGGCGCTCATGGCCATTTACGACAACTGCAACTCCCTGCACACCAACGCCTACGACGAGGCGGTCACCACCCCCACGGAGGAATCGGTGCGCCGCGCCATGGCCATTCAGATGATCATCACCAAGGAGCTGGGGCTGGCAAAAAACGAAAACCCCCTGCAGGGGGCCTTCATCATCGACGAACTCACCGATCTGGTCGAGGAAGCGGTGCTGGCCGAATTCGAGCGCATCAACGAACGCGGCGGAGTGCTCGGCGCCATGGAGACTCAGTACCAGCGCAGCAAGATTCAGGAAGAATCCATGCTCTACGAGCACCTCAAGCACTCGGGCGAATTGCCCATCATCGGCGTCAACACCTATCTCAACCCCCGCGCCGACGAGGAGGGCTATCGCATCCCAGGCGAGCTGGCCCGCGCCACCCGCGCCGAAAAGGAGCAGCAGATCGCCAACCTGCGCGCCTTTCAGAGCCGCCATCGCGAGAAGGCTCCCCAAGCATTGCGCCATCTGCAGCAAGTCGCCATAGATGGTGGGAACATTTTTGCCGAGTTGTTGGAAGCTGTACAGGTCGCCTCCCTGGGGCAGATCAGTACGGCCCTCTACGAGGTCGGCGGCCAGTACCGGCGTAATATGTAG